Proteins from a single region of Macaca fascicularis isolate 582-1 chromosome 5, T2T-MFA8v1.1:
- the TRIML2 gene encoding probable E3 ubiquitin-protein ligase TRIML2 isoform X1 encodes MSKRLSPQLQHITEDACCETHLEPIQLFCDVDQITLCSKCFQSQEHKHHTVCGIQEAAENYRKLFQEILNTSREKLEAAKSILTDEQERMAMIQEEEQNFKKMIESEYSMRLRLLDEECELNLQRQQECTSDLNLREGLLNQVIQLATDLEEMFQEMLQRLSHVGRENMKKLKESEARVSEQICSLQKLTTELEKKCGEDALALLKNAKYSLERSKSLLLERLEPAHIIDLSLCHIRGFSSMFRVLQRHLTLDPETAHPCLALSEDLRTVKLRHGQQDGAGDPGRLDFSAMVLAAESFTSGRHYWEVDVEKATRWQVGIFHGSADTKGSTARASGEKVLLTGSVMGTEWTLWVFPPLKRLFLKKKLDTVGVFLDYEHGQISFYNVTETSLIYSFSHCAFQGALRPVFSLCIPNGDTSPDSLTISPQHGPSCDAAVSP; translated from the exons CTGCAGCAAATGCTTCCAGTCCCAGGAGCACAAACATCACACGGTGTGTGGGATACAAGAGGCTGCTGAGAATTACAGG AAGTTATTCCAGGAAATATTGAATACATCGAGGGAGAAACTTGAAGCAGCTAAAAGCATATTGACTGATGAGCAAGAAAGAATGGCGATGATTCAG gaagaggaacaaaattttaaaaagatgattgagTCTGAGTATAGTATGAGACTCCGGTTGTTGGATGAAGAGTGTGAGCTGAATCTCCAGAGACAGCAAGAATGCACGTCTGACTTGAACTTGAGAGAAGGCCTTCTGAATCAAGTGATCCAACTTGCCACAGACCTAGAGGAGATGTTCCAGGAAATGCTGCAG AGACTGAGCCATGTGGGGAGAGAgaacatgaagaaactgaaggaGAGTGAAGCCAGGGTTTCTGAACAGATCTGCAGCCTCCAAAAACTCACCACGGAGCTTGAGAAGAAGTGTGGGGAAGACGCCTTAGCATTGCTCAAG aATGCAAAATACTCTTTAGAAAG GAGCAAGTCACTGCTGCTTGAGCGTCTAGAGCCCGCTCATATCATAGACTTGAGTTTATGCCACATAAGAGGATTCAGCAGCATGTTCAGAGTACTCCAGA GACATTTAACGTTGGATCCTGAAACAGCTCATCCCTGCCTGGCCTTATCTGAGGACCTGAGAACTGTGAAATTGAGGCATGGGCAGCAGGATGGGGCTGGCGACCCAGGAAGATTGGACTTCAGTGCCATGGTGCTGGCTGCGGAGAGCTTCACCTCAGGGCGGCACTACTGGGAGGTGGACGTGGAAAAGGCAACCAGGTGGCAAGTGGGCATATTCCACGGCTCTGCAGACACGAAGGGCAGCACGGCCAGAGCTTCCGGAGAGAAAGTCTTGCTCACAGGGTCGGTGATGGGGACGGAGTGGACCCTCTGGGTCTTCCCCCCTCTGAAAAGGCTCTTCCTGAAAAAGAAGTTGGACACAGTTGGGGTTTTCCTTGACTACGAACACGGGCAGATATCATTCTACAATGTGACCGAGACGTCCCTCATTTACAGTTTCTCCCATTGCGCCTTCCAAGGAGCTCTCAGGCCTGTGTTTTCTCTCTGTATCCCAAACGGAGACACAAGTCCAGACTCCCTCACCATCTCCCCGCAACACGGTCCTTCTTGTGATGCTGCTGTTAGCCCTTAA
- the TRIML2 gene encoding probable E3 ubiquitin-protein ligase TRIML2 isoform X2, translated as MNFCCEEATQSVNAKYSLERSKSLLLERLEPAHIIDLSLCHIRGFSSMFRVLQRHLTLDPETAHPCLALSEDLRTVKLRHGQQDGAGDPGRLDFSAMVLAAESFTSGRHYWEVDVEKATRWQVGIFHGSADTKGSTARASGEKVLLTGSVMGTEWTLWVFPPLKRLFLKKKLDTVGVFLDYEHGQISFYNVTETSLIYSFSHCAFQGALRPVFSLCIPNGDTSPDSLTISPQHGPSCDAAVSP; from the exons atgaatttctgttgtgaAGAAGCTACTCAGTCTGTG aATGCAAAATACTCTTTAGAAAG GAGCAAGTCACTGCTGCTTGAGCGTCTAGAGCCCGCTCATATCATAGACTTGAGTTTATGCCACATAAGAGGATTCAGCAGCATGTTCAGAGTACTCCAGA GACATTTAACGTTGGATCCTGAAACAGCTCATCCCTGCCTGGCCTTATCTGAGGACCTGAGAACTGTGAAATTGAGGCATGGGCAGCAGGATGGGGCTGGCGACCCAGGAAGATTGGACTTCAGTGCCATGGTGCTGGCTGCGGAGAGCTTCACCTCAGGGCGGCACTACTGGGAGGTGGACGTGGAAAAGGCAACCAGGTGGCAAGTGGGCATATTCCACGGCTCTGCAGACACGAAGGGCAGCACGGCCAGAGCTTCCGGAGAGAAAGTCTTGCTCACAGGGTCGGTGATGGGGACGGAGTGGACCCTCTGGGTCTTCCCCCCTCTGAAAAGGCTCTTCCTGAAAAAGAAGTTGGACACAGTTGGGGTTTTCCTTGACTACGAACACGGGCAGATATCATTCTACAATGTGACCGAGACGTCCCTCATTTACAGTTTCTCCCATTGCGCCTTCCAAGGAGCTCTCAGGCCTGTGTTTTCTCTCTGTATCCCAAACGGAGACACAAGTCCAGACTCCCTCACCATCTCCCCGCAACACGGTCCTTCTTGTGATGCTGCTGTTAGCCCTTAA